One genomic region from Atribacteraceae bacterium encodes:
- a CDS encoding YicC/YloC family endoribonuclease — MNSMTGFGYAEGNGALGYYRINLKSLNHRFCDVHIRLPRELTLWEEAIVTFLRERISRGKVEIKISFEPHAEAFSVVPNSALARSYLEGIRMIANELDLPCEPSIELLLKVGEIIQLKKDDQRWLSEWDRFFPILEEAYQYFNAFRSNEGSRLLQDLAGLLGSVRRFTDSVSGYASTTKEHYRNRLVQRLEEMLPSTPVNEGLLAQELVYYVERSDIHEEIVRLRTHLDRMEGLFKKNHPLGRELDFILQELNREINTLGSKAGSVDISSLVIDMKTVLEKMREQIQNVE, encoded by the coding sequence ATGAACAGTATGACCGGTTTTGGTTACGCAGAGGGGAACGGAGCTCTGGGGTATTATCGGATAAACCTGAAAAGCCTGAACCACCGATTTTGTGATGTCCATATACGACTGCCGCGGGAACTCACCCTGTGGGAGGAAGCCATCGTTACTTTCCTCCGTGAGCGGATTTCACGGGGGAAAGTCGAAATAAAAATATCTTTCGAACCTCATGCCGAAGCTTTTTCGGTGGTTCCGAACAGCGCTCTGGCCCGCTCTTATCTCGAAGGCATTCGGATGATCGCCAACGAACTCGATCTTCCCTGCGAACCGAGTATTGAGCTATTGCTCAAAGTTGGTGAAATTATCCAGCTCAAAAAAGATGATCAACGATGGCTGAGCGAGTGGGATCGTTTTTTCCCGATTCTCGAGGAAGCCTATCAATACTTTAATGCGTTCCGATCCAACGAAGGTTCCCGTCTTCTGCAAGACCTGGCCGGGCTGCTTGGGTCTGTTCGAAGGTTCACTGATTCGGTGAGCGGGTATGCCTCAACGACGAAGGAACACTATCGAAATCGCCTTGTGCAGCGTCTGGAGGAAATGCTCCCCTCTACGCCGGTCAACGAGGGTTTGTTGGCCCAGGAACTGGTGTACTATGTTGAACGAAGCGATATCCATGAAGAAATTGTCCGGTTGCGGACCCATCTTGACCGGATGGAGGGCCTGTTCAAGAAGAACCATCCCCTGGGGCGGGAACTGGATTTTATTCTCCAGGAGTTGAACAGAGAAATCAATACCCTTGGTTCCAAGGCCGGATCGGTAGATATATCATCCTTGGTCATCGATATGAAAACAGTCCTTGAGAAAATGCGGGAACAAATCCAAAACGTGGAGTGA
- a CDS encoding NFACT family protein, whose product MRTLEGLPLRFLVEELTPLCLGSRIQRIVTGDHRETRLQLSKKDLAGWLVLACHPEKCALFFDPERSSRQKNTHSGWEQLLAKYLGGGRIESIEQVGWDRIVRLTVRNHSLWGEHTAFSLILELTGRNANCILTLPDEQQTVLGALRTVSNQESRFRNITPGEPYQLPPQKRERINPLDFTNQSPAGALPVPRAEEIPDWLIKTVDGIGPCLARWIAERMKREPDATLSQIQAILWEFVHPLQERTYQVALLRDPHSKRPLSLTWADSSAAPPPEAGIYWSFNEAVRALQKTESEWQTRETEKNRFQRYIRKELDYIHREEEKVHSLLLPEEEVKNLKLKGELLKIHSNLKSENLHELRVSNLLSEQREEVVIELDPRFTISHNMQRYFRRYRKAVLRNIQLKGKLEKIQKKKSLIRTSLHTGFIEGTSLAGTATPSDDRSIGGRAQRFRTPLGNEILVGKNNRENHVLINRLANRNDYWFHVRDLPGSHVILKIVNFQFNPESDLLHAARLAASLSSAKNSSRAEVIMTRVKHVRFVPSGNLGKVTFRNERTLVVEPTRPRELVLLDNHS is encoded by the coding sequence ATGAGAACACTCGAAGGACTCCCCCTGCGTTTTCTGGTCGAAGAACTCACTCCGCTTTGCCTGGGTTCCCGAATACAGCGAATTGTCACCGGTGACCATCGGGAAACCCGGCTACAGCTCTCTAAAAAAGACCTCGCCGGCTGGCTGGTGCTTGCCTGCCATCCGGAAAAATGCGCCCTTTTTTTTGATCCGGAAAGATCATCGCGGCAAAAAAATACCCACTCGGGTTGGGAACAACTCCTGGCGAAATACCTCGGCGGCGGAAGAATCGAATCCATCGAGCAGGTCGGCTGGGACCGGATCGTTAGGTTGACCGTCCGAAATCACAGCCTGTGGGGAGAGCACACCGCTTTTTCTCTGATCCTGGAGTTGACCGGTCGGAACGCGAACTGTATCCTGACGTTGCCCGACGAACAACAAACCGTCCTGGGAGCCCTGCGAACAGTTTCCAACCAAGAGAGCCGCTTCCGAAACATCACTCCCGGAGAACCCTATCAGCTCCCTCCCCAGAAAAGAGAACGCATTAACCCCCTCGACTTCACCAATCAGTCCCCTGCGGGCGCACTCCCGGTTCCCCGCGCCGAGGAAATCCCCGACTGGCTGATTAAAACAGTGGATGGTATCGGTCCCTGTCTCGCCCGCTGGATCGCTGAACGGATGAAGCGGGAACCCGATGCTACGCTGTCACAAATCCAGGCTATCCTTTGGGAATTCGTTCATCCACTTCAGGAAAGAACCTACCAGGTGGCCCTGCTCCGCGACCCGCACTCAAAAAGACCCTTGAGTCTTACCTGGGCCGATTCCTCTGCCGCCCCGCCTCCGGAGGCCGGGATTTACTGGTCCTTCAACGAAGCAGTACGAGCGCTTCAAAAGACCGAAAGTGAATGGCAGACTCGGGAAACGGAAAAAAACCGCTTCCAGAGATACATCCGGAAAGAATTAGACTATATTCACCGGGAAGAGGAAAAAGTCCACTCGCTTCTCCTGCCGGAGGAAGAAGTCAAAAACTTGAAACTCAAAGGTGAACTCCTGAAAATCCACTCAAATTTAAAGTCGGAGAACCTGCACGAACTGCGGGTCTCCAACCTGCTATCCGAACAGCGGGAGGAAGTGGTTATCGAACTCGATCCCCGATTCACTATCAGTCATAACATGCAGCGCTATTTTCGGCGATACCGGAAGGCCGTGCTCCGCAACATACAATTGAAGGGGAAATTGGAAAAAATCCAGAAAAAAAAATCCCTAATCCGAACATCACTACACACGGGTTTCATAGAAGGGACGAGCCTGGCGGGCACTGCAACTCCATCGGATGATCGGTCCATAGGGGGGAGAGCGCAGCGCTTTCGAACTCCCTTAGGCAATGAAATCCTGGTGGGGAAAAATAACCGGGAGAACCATGTTTTGATCAACCGCCTGGCGAATCGGAATGACTACTGGTTTCATGTCCGGGATTTGCCCGGTTCGCATGTTATTTTGAAGATAGTCAATTTCCAGTTCAACCCAGAAAGCGACCTTCTTCACGCGGCCCGCTTAGCTGCTTCTTTGTCTTCCGCAAAAAACTCCTCACGAGCCGAGGTCATCATGACCAGGGTCAAGCATGTGCGTTTCGTCCCCAGTGGTAACCTGGGAAAAGTGACCTTCCGCAACGAGCGCACTCTCGTTGTCGAGCCTACCCGGCCACGGGAACTCGTCTTGTTGGATAACCATTCATGA
- a CDS encoding RluA family pseudouridine synthase yields MNSEKIQVYDEAFCRLDSWLARQYPEISRTLLGRIIREGRVTVNQHLTNKAGKKVIPGDLVEVCWPEADRQAPPAQAIPLDVVYEDEDILVVDKPAGMTVHPVSLFQRDTLVNALYGLGITLADYGRPLRPGIVQRLDRDTSGIMVVAKTNTAYLSLVKSFKERQVEKWYLAVVEGCWQAKNVVDLPLGRNQAKPWYMEVKQRGGKAARTLVKPLITGPAFSLLSVRPTTGRTHQIRVHLASQGFPVAGDTVYGTRTPVSGLSRHALHAFLLSFPHPLTGARATFSATLPEDLKLLLARLREEHRRS; encoded by the coding sequence GTGAACAGCGAAAAGATACAGGTGTATGACGAGGCCTTTTGCCGGCTCGATTCCTGGCTTGCCCGCCAGTATCCGGAGATTTCGCGAACCCTACTGGGACGGATCATTCGGGAAGGCCGGGTAACCGTCAATCAACATTTGACCAATAAAGCCGGGAAGAAAGTCATCCCCGGTGATCTGGTCGAGGTCTGTTGGCCGGAAGCGGATCGTCAGGCTCCCCCCGCGCAAGCGATCCCCTTGGATGTCGTTTACGAAGATGAGGATATTCTGGTTGTTGATAAACCGGCCGGGATGACCGTTCATCCCGTGTCGCTCTTTCAGCGGGACACCCTGGTAAACGCCCTTTATGGGCTGGGTATTACCCTGGCCGATTATGGCCGCCCCTTGCGGCCCGGCATTGTCCAGCGTTTGGACCGGGATACCTCGGGGATTATGGTTGTAGCCAAAACAAATACCGCGTACTTGTCTCTGGTGAAATCATTCAAGGAACGACAAGTTGAGAAATGGTATCTGGCGGTTGTCGAAGGGTGCTGGCAGGCTAAAAACGTCGTTGATCTACCACTGGGCAGGAATCAGGCGAAACCCTGGTATATGGAGGTGAAACAAAGAGGGGGGAAGGCAGCCCGTACCTTGGTCAAGCCCCTGATAACCGGCCCGGCTTTTTCCCTTCTTTCCGTACGACCGACAACCGGACGTACCCACCAGATTCGGGTACATCTTGCCTCGCAGGGTTTTCCGGTGGCCGGCGATACGGTATACGGGACGAGAACGCCGGTCAGCGGGTTATCCAGGCACGCTCTGCACGCCTTCCTACTGAGCTTTCCACATCCCCTGACCGGTGCGCGGGCCACTTTTTCCGCCACATTGCCCGAAGATCTGAAGCTTCTTCTCGCACGTCTGAGGGAAGAGCACCGAAGGTCATGA
- the lspA gene encoding signal peptidase II has translation MRTKALSFLLPFIGALVLDQATKWWASRTLIHRSITVVEGLFELRLAFNIGSAFGLVLLNPLWLGVLTVAVSLFFLGLIPRVPQAGISYYAGTGLFLGGAWGNLLDRFRWGHVIDFLNPSFWPTFNVADVVIIAGLVLVFLNFWRLETTCEQRKDTGV, from the coding sequence TTGCGTACGAAAGCATTGTCATTTCTTCTCCCATTTATCGGTGCCCTCGTCCTTGATCAGGCGACCAAGTGGTGGGCATCACGTACGCTTATCCATCGATCCATCACGGTTGTTGAAGGATTGTTTGAACTGAGATTGGCCTTCAATATCGGGAGCGCTTTTGGTCTGGTTTTATTGAATCCTTTGTGGTTAGGGGTTCTGACGGTAGCCGTAAGCCTTTTTTTTCTGGGGCTGATCCCCCGGGTTCCCCAGGCTGGAATCTCATATTATGCCGGAACAGGGCTTTTTCTCGGTGGTGCCTGGGGGAACCTGCTGGACCGGTTTCGATGGGGGCACGTCATTGACTTTTTAAATCCCTCTTTTTGGCCAACCTTCAATGTGGCCGATGTTGTGATTATTGCCGGATTGGTTCTGGTCTTTCTCAATTTTTGGCGGTTGGAAACCACCTGTGAACAGCGAAAAGATACAGGTGTATGA
- a CDS encoding DivIVA domain-containing protein — translation MTIKPEEILDYEFSRVFRGYSEAEVNEFLEELAEQWEEVLKERDRLIQEREDLKKKLAERQQHVEKLEFHLEDWKMQAEVEKELARREGQMVLREAQQRSQRIVDEALRKKKEIENSWTELQNKYNAFLVRFKSLLNSFLQGMERKEREFDLPFDEKPPHNGNPAQHPGRIVSGDVVPEEDVTSFSLDDFQNDSRFSDR, via the coding sequence ATGACCATTAAACCGGAAGAAATTCTTGATTACGAATTCAGCCGGGTGTTTCGTGGGTACAGCGAGGCGGAGGTAAACGAATTTCTGGAAGAATTAGCCGAACAGTGGGAGGAAGTACTGAAGGAACGGGATAGGTTGATCCAGGAAAGAGAGGACCTGAAAAAAAAGCTCGCTGAACGACAGCAGCATGTAGAGAAACTGGAGTTCCATCTCGAGGATTGGAAAATGCAGGCCGAGGTGGAAAAAGAATTGGCCCGGCGGGAAGGGCAAATGGTCCTGCGCGAAGCCCAGCAAAGATCTCAGAGAATCGTCGATGAAGCCCTGCGTAAAAAGAAAGAGATCGAAAATAGTTGGACGGAACTCCAGAATAAATACAACGCCTTTCTTGTCCGTTTCAAATCCCTTCTGAATTCCTTTCTGCAGGGGATGGAAAGAAAAGAAAGGGAATTCGACCTACCCTTTGACGAAAAACCACCTCACAACGGTAACCCGGCTCAACACCCGGGAAGAATCGTTTCCGGCGACGTTGTTCCGGAAGAAGACGTGACCAGTTTTTCACTGGATGACTTTCAAAACGATTCACGTTTTTCTGACCGATGA
- the proC gene encoding pyrroline-5-carboxylate reductase, which produces MIQNVLILGCGNMGGALVRGLCREKRLRKNRYFLYDVISERASELAAEFDLAWAPHLEEIPFTPTIVVLAFKPDDLSGAGIHLQRWPEAMFVSVLAGVSLSDLASALAGAKRIVRIMPNLAVEVGEGIVPVCFSPDMEQDRKEDFLFFLSTLGWIFETEEKHLASYTALSGSGPGFVSMFVEALADGGVSIGIPWETSLKLALQTVCGTAFLLKARGNHPGLLKNQVASPGGTTIAGIRRLEEGGLRAAVMNAVEASYRKTGMSGGERRCR; this is translated from the coding sequence GTGATTCAAAATGTCCTGATTCTTGGTTGCGGTAATATGGGTGGCGCTTTGGTCAGAGGGTTATGTCGGGAAAAGCGTCTCCGCAAAAACCGGTATTTCCTGTATGACGTTATTTCCGAGCGGGCTTCGGAACTGGCTGCCGAGTTTGATCTCGCATGGGCACCACATCTGGAGGAGATACCTTTCACGCCAACCATTGTCGTTCTCGCATTCAAGCCGGACGATCTTTCGGGAGCGGGCATCCACCTGCAGCGGTGGCCGGAGGCCATGTTCGTTTCGGTTCTGGCCGGAGTCTCTCTTAGTGATCTCGCGAGTGCGCTCGCCGGGGCAAAACGAATAGTCCGGATCATGCCCAATCTTGCGGTTGAGGTAGGCGAAGGGATTGTCCCCGTATGTTTCTCGCCGGATATGGAACAGGACCGCAAGGAGGATTTTCTTTTTTTTCTGTCGACCCTGGGGTGGATTTTTGAAACTGAAGAAAAACATCTTGCCTCCTATACTGCGCTCAGCGGAAGCGGTCCCGGCTTTGTCTCCATGTTTGTCGAGGCTCTGGCCGATGGAGGAGTCAGTATCGGGATTCCCTGGGAAACGAGCCTGAAACTGGCCCTGCAAACTGTGTGTGGTACCGCGTTTCTTCTGAAAGCGCGAGGAAATCACCCGGGGTTACTGAAGAATCAAGTCGCTTCACCTGGCGGAACGACTATTGCTGGGATACGCCGCCTGGAAGAAGGGGGACTGCGGGCTGCAGTAATGAACGCCGTTGAAGCATCTTACCGGAAAACCGGCATGTCCGGTGGTGAGAGGCGATGCCGATGA
- a CDS encoding YggS family pyridoxal phosphate-dependent enzyme translates to MTLRVAENIDRIRETIERSCQRSGRKSSSVVVYAVAKGVEPERIREAVETGIHEIGENRLQEAERKMVHLSGSPIRWHFIGRLQTNKVKKVIELFHSVQSLDAHKQALVIEKHLDRFGMVSYPVLLQVNLTGSQNQGGVAAEEVIPFLEKLQDIPPIRVTGLMTIAPFVGTESLVRGCFQRLRDLLEKVNRMRVTGDHPLRELSMGMSDDYALAVEEGATIVRLGRVLFGERSIL, encoded by the coding sequence ATGACCCTAAGGGTTGCGGAGAATATTGATCGGATCCGCGAAACTATCGAAAGAAGCTGCCAGCGCAGTGGAAGGAAAAGTTCCTCGGTGGTAGTGTATGCGGTTGCGAAAGGCGTGGAACCGGAAAGAATTCGAGAGGCAGTGGAGACCGGAATACACGAGATCGGGGAAAACCGCCTGCAGGAAGCCGAGCGGAAAATGGTGCACCTTTCCGGATCACCGATCCGCTGGCATTTTATCGGCCGCCTGCAAACCAATAAAGTCAAAAAAGTGATAGAATTGTTTCACTCGGTTCAATCCCTTGATGCACATAAACAGGCGTTGGTTATAGAGAAACATCTCGATCGCTTCGGTATGGTCAGCTACCCGGTTCTCCTTCAGGTCAACTTGACCGGAAGCCAAAACCAGGGAGGTGTTGCCGCAGAAGAGGTTATCCCGTTTCTTGAGAAGTTGCAGGATATTCCTCCGATTCGGGTGACGGGGCTGATGACTATTGCTCCGTTTGTGGGCACAGAATCTCTCGTGCGAGGTTGCTTCCAAAGACTGCGGGATCTTCTGGAGAAAGTCAATCGGATGAGGGTGACCGGCGATCACCCGCTCAGGGAGTTGTCTATGGGAATGAGTGACGATTATGCCCTGGCTGTTGAGGAGGGGGCGACGATTGTACGCTTGGGAAGAGTATTGTTCGGTGAAAGGAGCATATTGTGA
- a CDS encoding radical SAM protein: MFPVGQDVLLRERGLRLRAKQGNHFFALVFPGPYALGMANLGFQTVLSLVYGLVGWRPERFFSDSGPRSLESRAELFCFPIIGFSLCYERDLPTLISILSAGRVKPLALHRELADPLVIGGGAVPTLNPEIVAPFADVVIVGESEETLPRVLYIWQTMRERVRNKPDLLTALAEIEGVYLPSLVKPIYRKGTLGGFESRSPLVLPVKRQWVDVEAHECRTFIYSPHTHFRNTALVEISRGCSYRCRFCAGTVIYRPLRPRSTDLVGAMFRQVLAFSGKVGLVGADILAHPQLTGILDDAKALRLSTTFSSLSAQTLWERKDLLDSLAAGGIRTVTLAPESGNEVTRKILGKTLDNRQWIELVDHILNTRRMNVKLYFMLGKPWSGPEDDLDFLSGLTSDNRPKGKITVSYSFFVPKPLTPLADTVALPFSRWKEEQRIFEKGLKKIGLAFSGESPRQAWVELILARADRLLSEQIPRFVRDSGDSTVKTWKSLLGGIGRDLWEWPRSPWSGEFRPWQVVCSGIDEEHRKGENERGERAEAAGRCFGHGCTECGVCSR; the protein is encoded by the coding sequence ATGTTTCCCGTTGGCCAGGATGTTTTGCTCCGGGAAAGAGGCCTTCGGCTGAGAGCTAAGCAGGGCAACCATTTCTTTGCCTTGGTATTTCCCGGACCCTATGCCTTGGGAATGGCCAATCTCGGCTTCCAAACCGTTCTCTCCCTGGTGTACGGCTTAGTCGGCTGGCGGCCGGAAAGGTTTTTTTCCGACAGTGGTCCACGTTCCCTGGAAAGTCGGGCGGAGTTGTTCTGTTTCCCGATCATCGGCTTTTCCCTCTGTTATGAACGGGACCTGCCGACTTTAATTTCCATCCTCTCCGCAGGCCGGGTGAAGCCTCTGGCCCTCCATCGGGAACTTGCTGATCCACTGGTAATTGGCGGCGGTGCGGTACCGACACTGAATCCCGAAATCGTCGCGCCGTTTGCCGATGTGGTTATCGTCGGTGAGAGTGAAGAAACTCTGCCCAGAGTATTGTATATCTGGCAGACGATGCGGGAACGGGTCCGAAACAAACCGGATCTGCTGACGGCCTTGGCCGAAATCGAGGGAGTATACCTGCCGTCTCTCGTCAAACCGATCTACCGCAAAGGAACCCTCGGCGGGTTCGAAAGCCGGTCCCCGCTTGTCTTACCGGTAAAGCGCCAGTGGGTCGATGTAGAAGCCCATGAATGCCGGACTTTTATCTACAGTCCCCATACCCATTTTCGTAATACCGCGCTGGTCGAGATAAGCCGGGGTTGCAGTTACCGGTGCCGCTTCTGTGCCGGGACGGTCATTTATCGGCCGCTGCGTCCTCGCTCCACCGACTTGGTCGGAGCGATGTTCCGCCAAGTACTGGCTTTTTCCGGAAAAGTCGGTCTGGTCGGTGCGGATATCCTGGCCCATCCACAACTGACTGGGATTCTTGATGACGCGAAAGCGCTCCGCCTTTCCACGACTTTTTCATCGCTTTCCGCTCAGACACTCTGGGAACGAAAGGACCTTTTGGACAGCTTGGCGGCTGGAGGAATCCGTACGGTAACCCTGGCACCGGAAAGCGGAAACGAAGTCACCAGGAAAATACTGGGGAAAACACTCGACAACCGGCAATGGATTGAACTCGTGGATCATATATTGAATACAAGGCGGATGAACGTTAAACTATACTTCATGTTGGGAAAGCCCTGGAGTGGGCCGGAGGACGATCTCGATTTTCTTTCCGGTCTTACGTCGGACAATCGACCAAAGGGGAAAATTACTGTCTCGTATAGTTTTTTTGTTCCTAAGCCGCTCACTCCGCTGGCCGATACGGTTGCTTTGCCATTCTCACGGTGGAAGGAAGAGCAGCGGATTTTTGAAAAAGGACTGAAAAAAATTGGTTTGGCCTTTTCCGGGGAAAGTCCCCGTCAGGCTTGGGTTGAATTGATTCTGGCCCGGGCTGACCGATTGTTGTCAGAACAGATACCGCGCTTTGTGCGGGATAGTGGAGATTCCACGGTGAAAACCTGGAAAAGCCTGCTGGGAGGAATCGGGCGGGACCTGTGGGAATGGCCTCGTTCGCCTTGGTCTGGAGAGTTTCGTCCCTGGCAGGTCGTTTGTTCCGGTATCGACGAGGAACACCGGAAGGGGGAAAATGAACGGGGGGAGCGCGCTGAGGCCGCCGGACGTTGCTTTGGACATGGGTGTACTGAATGCGGAGTGTGTTCGCGATGA